The Blautia luti nucleotide sequence CTCATTTCCTGCATGGCTCTGATATCTCGCTTCGAAATCCAGGTTGGACATCTTCTCCGACAGTTTGGTCAGCTCACTGATAGGACGGGTAATCCTGCTGGTCACCACCAGGATGATCACACCGCTGATTACAATGATCGCTGCGCCTACGAAGAAATAGAAGCTGTTCGATATGGATGCACTTTCCTTAATGCTCTCTAACGGAGAACGGACCAGATAATAATATCCATTGTCAAACTGGCCCCAGCATTCTACATATTCCATACCTGCAAAACGATCATGCACCTGCCAGATCGTACAGTTATCTGTTTTTTTCAGAGTATGGCTGCGTTCCATATCCTTGTCCAGGTCATTAATATAGCCAAACAGCTTACTGCGGAGCATTTTCGCCATATTATTCTCTCCCCAGTAATAATAACCGCTGTTTTCCTCATTTACAATGATCCAGGTAAGATTGTTTCTGGAACTGCTGTGTTCAATCTCATCCGGTATCTCATCAGCTGCATTTTCATTATTGTTTCCGGAATCTCCATCAGAATCTTTATCATATTCAAGAAAATCATCCAGGTTCATCTGGGAAAGTACATTTCTGGCTTCCAGCAGTACTTCTACTTTTTTGGAAACATAATATTTCTCCAGAAACAGGCCATTGATCAGAGTGATTGTAAATATGGACAGTAGCAGAAGTCCAATAAACAACACAGATATCTGTCGTTTCAGTGAATGAAATTTCCTGGGCTTTTTGCGAGGTTTTTTCACGGTTTTCATTCTGTCACCTCGAATTTATACCCCATACCCCATACAGTTTTAATATACTCACCCTTATCGCCCATCTTACTTCTGAGTTTTTTTACATGAGTATCAATAGTTCTGGCATCTCCGAAATAGTCATAATTCCATACAGAATTAAGGATCTTTTCTCTTGATAAAGCAATTCCCTCGTTCTCAAGGAAATAGGTCAGAAGCTCAAATTCTTTAAAGCTCAGATCCATAGTTTTCCCATCCACAGTCGCCAGATGGGCAGCTTTGTCAATCACGATTCCTCCTGCTGAAAGAACATCCTCTGCGCTTCCCTGCCCTGTACGGCGAAGGATTGCTTCCACTCTGGCTACCAGAATTTTCGGACTGAATGGCTTGGATATATATTCATCCACTCCCAGGTCAAATCCTAATAATTCATCCCTCTCGTCACTTCTGGCTGTAAGCATAATGATAGGTACTTTTGAATTCTTTCGTATTTCACGGCATACTTCCCATCCGTCCATCTTCGGCATCATTACATCCAGAATGATCAGTGCAATATCTTTCTCTTCATAAAAGATATCCATTGCTTCTTCTCCATCACCAGCTTCCAGTACCTGAAAATTCTTTTTTGTAAGGAAATCTTTTACCAGCTTTCTCATTCGGCTTTCATCGTCCACTACCAGGATCTTCAATGCATCCATTTTATCTCCTCCGTTATCCTCACAGGCTGTTCTGCCTTTTAATTTTCTTATAGCGATATCATATCAAAGATTTATGTCTCTTTTGTGAACAATATTCTAAAAAAATGGTATTAAGAATTCCTGAAAACGAAAAAAGAATCCTTGACATTCGGCTTTTG carries:
- a CDS encoding response regulator transcription factor, whose protein sequence is MDALKILVVDDESRMRKLVKDFLTKKNFQVLEAGDGEEAMDIFYEEKDIALIILDVMMPKMDGWEVCREIRKNSKVPIIMLTARSDERDELLGFDLGVDEYISKPFSPKILVARVEAILRRTGQGSAEDVLSAGGIVIDKAAHLATVDGKTMDLSFKEFELLTYFLENEGIALSREKILNSVWNYDYFGDARTIDTHVKKLRSKMGDKGEYIKTVWGMGYKFEVTE